In Clostridium butyricum, the genomic stretch AGATGTCCCCATCCTCCTGCTCTTATACTTTTTCCTGAAATTTTTCCAATACATATTGATCCCGTTCCTGCAATTGTTAAAAAGCCATCTTTTCCTTTTAATAAGGCAGAAAGTGCTAAGTCAGCATCATTAACCACAATAACATTGCATTTGAATTCATCTTGTATATACTTTTTTATTATTTCTTTTCCATTGCCAGCAGTACTCCCAGCTATTCCAGCATAAATATATACACACTCACTTTTATTTAAGCTTTTAATACATTTCTCTATGGATTCCTTAATATTATTTAAAGCTTTTTCTTTATTAATTAGTATATTTCCATACCCTGATATACTTCGTGATAATGAATTTCCATTTAAATCATAAGCTACTGCTTCTGTTTTAGTTCCTCCGCCATCAACACCTATTATATATTTCATATTATTCATCCTTCTTCATATTTTTAAAGTAATACTGAATATGAAAAAATCACACCTACCAGCATCTTCTTAATACTAGAAGTAAAAAGTTTGCTTGTTAGGTGTTCTTTTTTTAGTATTCTTATTATTTTTAATGTAGATAATCACATAACAATTCCAATTGAAAAACACTTCAAATACTTTTTCACTTATCTTACCACCTTCCAAATTATTCTTTCATTTTAAATCAGTAAGTGTTTCTATCATAATGAAAAATAGTATCTATAAAATGCAAACTTAAACAAATTGTACTTTATCTTGTTTTTCTAATATCCATAGTAGCTTTAATACCCTTAGTTTCTGATATTTCTCTATTTATTTCGAAAAATAATAAATATAAAACAATAAAAATAGCAACCAAAATAGTCCAAACAATTGGATTAATATTATCAAATAATATCTTAGGAATAATAAGAACTAATGGTGCTGAAAATCCAATAATCCATCTATTTACTTTATGTTTTTTTATTATTTTTCTACATAATCCTAACGAACCTAAAACAAATGCCATCATAAGAATTATATATACTAGCCATGTTAGAACTTTCATAATGCCACCTCATTGATAAATATACATCTTAAAATATATTTCTAAGATGTATATTTACATATTTAGATTTTATTTTTCATATAAATTTCTATATATTTTAATCATTTTTCCAATTAATGCGTTTTCAGATATTGCAGTCATTAATTGATCTTGTGCATGTATCATTAATAATGACATTTTAATATCTTGTCCGTTTATTTCTGATTGAATTAATTTTGTCTGTGTATTATGGGCTAACCCTAATTCTTCTTCAGCTTTTTTCATTAATGTCTCTGCTTCTGTAAAGTCTTTATTTTCAGCTGCATCAAGAGCCTCATAAGCATATCCTCTTGAATCACCTGCATGTGATATTATTTCAAATATTTCTTGCTCCATTTAATCATCATCCTTTGCTATTATTTATTAAACTGTGGCAAATATTCTTTATTTA encodes the following:
- a CDS encoding PTS lactose/cellobiose transporter subunit IIA produces the protein MEQEIFEIISHAGDSRGYAYEALDAAENKDFTEAETLMKKAEEELGLAHNTQTKLIQSEINGQDIKMSLLMIHAQDQLMTAISENALIGKMIKIYRNLYEK